One window of Burkholderia cepacia GG4 genomic DNA carries:
- the sdhA gene encoding succinate dehydrogenase flavoprotein subunit, whose product MAAIKTSLPRRKFDVVIVGAGGSGLRAALQLSRAGLSVGVLSKVFPTRSHTVAAQGGIGASLGNMSEDNWHFHFYDTIKGSDWLGDQDAIEFMCREAPNVVYELEHFGMPFDRNADGTIYQRPFGGHTANYGEKPVQRACAAADRTGHALLHTLYQQNVEAKTQFFVEWMALDLIRDAEGDVLGVTALEMETGDVYIMEGKTTLFATGGAGRIFAASTNAFINTGDGLGMAARSGIALQDMEFWQFHPTGVAGAGVLITEGVRGEGGILRNANGERFMERYAPTLKDLAPRDFVSRSMDQEIKEGRGVGPNKDHVLLDLSHIGAETIMKRLPSIREIALKFANVDAIKEPIPVVPTIHYQMGGIPTNIHGQVVGTSRGHKDPVNGFYAVGECSCVSVHGANRLGTNSLLDLVVFGRAAGNHIVEHVKNQKEHKPLPADAGEFSLARLAKLEKSSSGEYTQDVANDIRSTMQKHAGVFRTSKLLKEGVDEMAGLKARVENIHLKDKSKVFNTARVEALELENLIEVARATMVSAEARKESRGAHAHSDYEHRDDDNWLRHTLWYSEGDRLDYKPVQMKPLTVESVPPKPRTF is encoded by the coding sequence ATGGCTGCAATCAAAACTTCCCTGCCGCGCCGCAAGTTCGACGTGGTGATCGTCGGCGCGGGTGGCTCGGGCTTGCGCGCAGCGCTGCAACTGTCGCGCGCGGGCCTGTCGGTCGGCGTGCTGTCGAAGGTGTTCCCGACCCGTTCGCACACGGTGGCCGCACAGGGCGGCATCGGCGCGTCGCTCGGCAACATGAGCGAAGACAACTGGCACTTCCACTTCTACGACACGATCAAGGGTTCCGACTGGCTCGGCGACCAGGACGCGATCGAGTTCATGTGCCGTGAAGCGCCGAACGTCGTGTACGAACTCGAACACTTCGGCATGCCGTTCGACCGTAACGCGGACGGCACGATCTACCAGCGTCCGTTCGGTGGCCACACGGCGAACTACGGCGAGAAGCCGGTCCAGCGCGCTTGCGCGGCCGCCGACCGTACCGGTCACGCGCTGCTGCACACGCTGTACCAGCAAAACGTCGAAGCGAAGACGCAGTTCTTCGTCGAATGGATGGCACTCGACCTGATCCGCGACGCGGAAGGCGACGTGCTCGGCGTGACGGCCCTCGAGATGGAGACGGGTGACGTCTACATCATGGAAGGCAAGACGACGCTGTTCGCGACGGGCGGCGCAGGCCGGATCTTCGCGGCATCGACGAACGCGTTCATCAACACCGGCGACGGCCTCGGCATGGCTGCCCGCTCGGGCATCGCGCTGCAGGACATGGAGTTCTGGCAGTTCCACCCGACCGGCGTGGCCGGCGCGGGCGTGCTGATCACCGAAGGCGTGCGCGGCGAAGGCGGTATCCTGCGCAACGCGAACGGCGAGCGCTTCATGGAACGCTATGCACCGACGCTGAAGGATCTGGCGCCGCGTGACTTCGTGTCGCGTTCGATGGACCAGGAAATCAAGGAAGGTCGCGGTGTCGGTCCGAACAAGGACCACGTGCTGCTCGACCTGTCGCACATCGGCGCCGAGACGATCATGAAGCGTCTGCCGTCGATCCGCGAAATCGCGCTGAAGTTCGCGAACGTCGACGCGATCAAGGAACCGATCCCGGTCGTCCCGACGATCCACTACCAGATGGGCGGCATCCCGACCAACATCCATGGTCAGGTCGTCGGCACGTCGCGCGGTCACAAGGATCCCGTCAACGGCTTCTACGCAGTGGGCGAGTGCTCGTGCGTGTCCGTGCACGGCGCGAACCGCCTCGGCACGAACTCGCTGCTGGACCTCGTGGTGTTCGGCCGTGCGGCCGGCAACCACATCGTCGAGCACGTGAAGAACCAGAAGGAACACAAGCCGCTGCCGGCCGACGCAGGCGAATTCTCGCTGGCGCGCCTGGCGAAGCTCGAGAAGTCGAGCTCGGGCGAGTACACGCAGGACGTCGCGAATGACATCCGTTCGACGATGCAGAAGCACGCAGGCGTGTTCCGCACGTCGAAACTGCTGAAGGAAGGTGTCGACGAGATGGCCGGCCTGAAGGCCCGCGTGGAAAACATCCACCTGAAGGACAAGTCGAAGGTGTTCAACACCGCGCGCGTCGAAGCGCTCGAGCTGGAGAACCTGATCGAAGTCGCCCGCGCGACGATGGTGTCGGCGGAAGCGCGCAAGGAAAGCCGCGGCGCACACGCGCACAGCGACTACGAACACCGCGACGACGACAACTGGCTGCGCCACACGCTGTGGTACAGCGAAGGCGATCGCCTCGACTACAAGCCGGTTCAAATGAAGCCGCTGACGGTCGAATCCGTGCCGCCGAAGCCGCGCACGTTCTAA
- the sdhD gene encoding succinate dehydrogenase, hydrophobic membrane anchor protein — MAANNRIGSKRLVVGAHYGLRDWLAQRVTATIMAVYTVILLVLFFGAHDFSYEGWASIFSAQWMKLATFVTLLSLFYHAWVGVRDIWMDYVKPVGVRLLLQSLTIVWLLACAGYAAQILWRV, encoded by the coding sequence ATGGCAGCCAATAACCGAATCGGCTCGAAGCGTCTCGTCGTCGGCGCTCACTACGGCCTGCGCGACTGGCTCGCGCAGCGCGTCACCGCCACGATCATGGCGGTCTACACGGTCATTCTGCTCGTCCTGTTCTTCGGCGCGCATGACTTCTCGTACGAAGGCTGGGCGTCGATCTTCTCCGCGCAATGGATGAAGCTCGCGACCTTCGTGACGCTGCTTTCCCTCTTCTACCACGCATGGGTCGGCGTGCGCGACATCTGGATGGACTACGTGAAGCCCGTCGGTGTGCGCCTGCTGCTGCAATCGCTGACCATCGTCTGGCTGCTCGCATGTGCGGGCTACGCCGCGCAGATTCTCTGGAGAGTGTAA
- the sdhC gene encoding succinate dehydrogenase, cytochrome b556 subunit translates to MTDAVRKPRPEYRNIGFGDITMKYRMPLAAILSILHRISGALLFLFLPFVLFLFDQSLTSELSFEVFKAFLSNIIVKLIVLALSWAFLHHFCAGIRHLLMDVNHDAVTKEGGKRTAVVVFVVSIALTIAMALKLFGAF, encoded by the coding sequence ATGACTGACGCAGTAAGAAAGCCGAGGCCGGAATACCGGAACATCGGATTCGGCGATATCACGATGAAATATCGCATGCCGCTGGCGGCGATATTGTCGATTCTCCATCGAATCAGCGGCGCGCTGCTGTTCCTGTTCCTGCCGTTCGTGCTGTTCCTCTTCGATCAGAGCCTCACCTCCGAGCTCAGCTTCGAAGTCTTCAAGGCTTTCCTCTCCAACATCATCGTCAAGCTGATCGTCCTCGCGTTGTCCTGGGCGTTCCTCCACCATTTCTGCGCCGGCATTCGCCACCTGCTGATGGACGTCAACCACGACGCCGTCACGAAGGAAGGCGGCAAGCGGACGGCAGTCGTCGTCTTTGTCGTCTCGATCGCCCTGACGATCGCCATGGCACTCAAACTGTTCGGAGCATTCTAA
- a CDS encoding GntR family transcriptional regulator, with protein MRAMTSNQANNANQNGAGGPGQPGAGDSVPTPVASPSPTFSPLYQQIKSLITQSLESGEWKPGEIIPSEVELAARYKVSQGTVRKAIDELAAENLVVRRQGKGTFVATHNEDRAQFRFLRLLADDGAEHPHVSRLLECRRLRAPAEIARQLDLKPADPVVQVRRLLEFEKEVTVLDEIWLPGAMFRGLTFERLSEYKGPLYAMFETEFGTRMIRATEKIRAVAAEPAVADLLHVPAGFPLLSVERVSYTYGDRPVEVRRGWYVTTGYYYQNDLS; from the coding sequence ATGCGCGCCATGACATCGAACCAGGCGAACAACGCGAATCAGAACGGCGCAGGCGGCCCAGGGCAGCCGGGCGCGGGTGATTCCGTGCCGACGCCTGTCGCTTCTCCGTCGCCGACCTTTAGTCCGTTATACCAGCAGATCAAGTCATTGATCACGCAAAGTCTCGAATCCGGTGAATGGAAGCCGGGCGAGATCATTCCGAGCGAAGTGGAGCTTGCGGCCCGTTACAAGGTCAGCCAGGGCACCGTTCGCAAGGCGATCGACGAGCTGGCCGCCGAAAACCTCGTGGTCCGGCGGCAGGGCAAGGGTACTTTTGTTGCAACGCACAACGAGGATCGCGCGCAGTTCCGCTTCCTGCGGCTTCTGGCCGACGACGGTGCCGAGCACCCGCACGTGAGCCGCCTGCTCGAATGCCGGCGCCTGCGCGCGCCGGCCGAGATCGCGCGGCAGCTCGACCTGAAGCCGGCCGATCCGGTCGTGCAGGTGCGTCGCCTGCTGGAGTTCGAGAAGGAGGTGACGGTGCTCGACGAGATCTGGCTGCCGGGCGCGATGTTCCGCGGCCTTACGTTCGAGCGGCTGAGCGAGTACAAGGGGCCGCTCTACGCGATGTTCGAGACGGAGTTCGGCACGCGGATGATCCGCGCGACGGAAAAGATTCGCGCGGTGGCGGCGGAGCCGGCGGTGGCCGACCTGCTGCACGTGCCGGCAGGATTTCCATTGCTGTCGGTCGAGCGCGTGTCCTATACATACGGAGACCGGCCTGTGGAAGTGCGGCGCGGCTGGTATGTCACAACCGGGTATTACTATCAGAATGACTTGAGCTGA
- a CDS encoding malate dehydrogenase, translating into MAKPAKRVAVTGAAGQIAYSLLFRIANGDLLGKDQPVILQLLDLPQAQAAVKGVVMELDDCAFPLLAGVVITDDPKVAFKDADVALLVGARPRSKGMERKDLLSANAEIFTVQGAALNEVASRDVKVLVVGNPANTNAYIAMKSAPDLPKKNFTAMLRLDHNRALSQLAAKSGKPVASIEKLAVWGNHSPTMYPDFRFATVEGESLLKLINDDVWNRDTFIPTVGKRGAAIIEARGLSSAASAANAAIDHVRDWVLGTNGKWVTMGIPSDGSYGIPEDIIYGVPVVCENGEYKRIEGLEIDAFSREKMDGTLAELLEERDGVAHLLKN; encoded by the coding sequence ATGGCTAAGCCCGCAAAGCGCGTTGCCGTCACCGGCGCCGCAGGTCAAATCGCTTACTCCCTGCTGTTCCGCATCGCGAACGGCGACCTGCTCGGCAAGGACCAGCCGGTCATCCTGCAACTGCTCGACCTCCCGCAAGCCCAAGCCGCCGTCAAAGGCGTCGTGATGGAACTCGACGATTGCGCGTTCCCGCTGCTCGCGGGCGTCGTGATCACCGACGATCCGAAGGTTGCATTCAAGGATGCAGACGTCGCGCTGCTGGTCGGTGCACGTCCGCGCTCGAAGGGCATGGAGCGCAAGGACCTGCTGTCGGCGAACGCCGAGATCTTCACGGTCCAGGGCGCTGCGCTGAACGAAGTCGCGAGCCGCGACGTCAAGGTGCTGGTCGTCGGCAACCCGGCGAACACGAACGCGTACATCGCGATGAAGTCGGCGCCGGACCTGCCGAAGAAGAACTTCACGGCCATGCTGCGCCTCGACCACAACCGCGCGCTGTCGCAGCTCGCGGCCAAGTCGGGCAAGCCGGTCGCATCGATCGAGAAGCTCGCCGTGTGGGGCAACCACTCGCCGACGATGTACCCCGACTTCCGTTTCGCGACCGTCGAAGGCGAATCGCTGCTGAAGCTGATCAACGACGACGTGTGGAACCGCGACACGTTCATCCCGACCGTCGGCAAGCGCGGCGCGGCGATCATCGAAGCGCGCGGCCTGTCGTCGGCAGCGTCGGCAGCCAACGCGGCGATCGACCACGTGCGTGACTGGGTCCTCGGCACGAACGGCAAGTGGGTCACGATGGGCATCCCGTCGGACGGCTCGTACGGCATCCCCGAAGACATCATCTACGGCGTGCCGGTCGTGTGCGAAAACGGCGAGTACAAGCGCATCGAAGGCCTGGAAATCGACGCGTTCTCGCGCGAGAAGATGGACGGCACGCTGGCCGAGCTGCTCGAAGAGCGCGATGGCGTCGCCCACCTGCTGAAGAACTAA
- a CDS encoding HpcH/HpaI aldolase/citrate lyase family protein yields the protein MSALTPAQVLYDGASPPAILPCCDHYAGSEKLIRKSLALQAELGPVFDITLDCEDGAAIGQEAAHAQLVAEFLGSAENRFGRVGVRIHDFSHPHWRDDVRIVLRAARAPAYLTLPKVASAADAAEMVAFIEGTRRELGLAQPIPVDVLVETHGALAQAAALAALPLVGTLSFGLMDFVSAHHGAIPDAAMRSPGQFDHPLARRAKLEIAAACHAHGKTPSHNVTTEVRDMGVVAGDARRARDEFAFTRMWSIHPAQIRPIVDAFAPRTDEVALAAEILLAAQAADWGPTRHGDTLHDRASYRYYWSVLRRARATGQPVPAEAAPLFGPAAGDAQ from the coding sequence ATGTCCGCGCTCACTCCTGCACAAGTGCTGTACGACGGGGCGTCCCCGCCCGCGATCCTGCCCTGCTGCGATCACTACGCGGGCAGCGAGAAGCTGATCCGCAAGTCGCTCGCGCTCCAGGCCGAACTCGGCCCCGTATTCGACATCACGCTCGACTGCGAGGACGGCGCGGCCATCGGCCAGGAAGCGGCGCACGCGCAGCTCGTCGCCGAGTTCCTCGGCAGCGCCGAGAACCGCTTCGGGCGGGTCGGCGTCCGCATCCACGACTTTTCCCATCCCCACTGGCGCGACGACGTGCGCATCGTGCTGCGCGCCGCGCGCGCGCCGGCCTACCTGACGCTGCCGAAGGTCGCGAGCGCCGCCGACGCGGCCGAGATGGTCGCGTTCATCGAAGGCACCCGCCGCGAGCTCGGCCTCGCGCAGCCGATCCCGGTCGACGTGCTGGTCGAGACGCACGGCGCGCTCGCGCAGGCGGCCGCCCTCGCCGCGCTGCCGCTGGTCGGGACGCTGAGCTTCGGGCTGATGGACTTCGTATCCGCGCATCACGGCGCCATTCCCGATGCAGCGATGCGCTCGCCGGGCCAGTTCGACCACCCGCTGGCGCGCCGCGCGAAGCTGGAAATCGCCGCGGCGTGCCACGCGCACGGCAAGACGCCGTCGCACAACGTGACGACCGAAGTGCGCGACATGGGCGTCGTCGCCGGCGACGCGCGCCGCGCGCGCGACGAGTTCGCGTTCACGCGGATGTGGAGCATCCACCCCGCGCAGATCCGCCCGATCGTCGACGCATTCGCGCCGCGCACCGACGAGGTTGCGCTGGCCGCCGAGATCCTGCTGGCCGCGCAGGCCGCCGACTGGGGCCCGACGCGCCACGGCGATACGCTGCACGACCGTGCGAGCTACCGCTATTACTGGTCGGTGCTGCGCCGCGCGCGGGCGACCGGCCAGCCGGTGCCGGCCGAGGCCGCGCCGCTGTTCGGCCCGGCCGCCGGAGACGCGCAGTGA
- a CDS encoding bifunctional 2-methylcitrate dehydratase/aconitate hydratase, whose amino-acid sequence MSAPVSNVRPAPDTVLVDIVDYVLNPGIDSALALETARHCLIDTLGCGLEALSYPACTKLLGPVVPGTIVPNGAKVPGTSFQLDPVQAAFDIGAMIRWLDFNDTWLAAEWGHPSDNLGGILATADWLSRTAVAAGRKPLAMRDVLVAMIQAHEIQGCLALENSFNAVGLDHVLLVKVASTAVVGRLLGLTRDELINAVSNAFVDGQALRTYRHAPNTGSRKSWAAGDATSRAVRLALIAKTGEMGYPSALTAKTWGFYDVLFDGQPFRFQRPYGTYVMENVLFKISFPAEFHAQTAAEAALQLHAQLAAAGRTTDEISRITIRTHAAAIRIIDKQGPLANPADRDHCIKYMVAVPLLFGRLTAADYEDSVAADPRIDALRAKTVCVEDPQFTKDYHDPAKRSIANALTIEFADGSKLAEVAVEYPIGHQRRRADGIPLLVGKFRTNLARRFPAKQQQAILDVSLDQAKLEAMPVDEYVDLYVI is encoded by the coding sequence ATGTCCGCCCCGGTCTCCAACGTCCGCCCCGCTCCGGATACGGTGCTCGTCGATATCGTCGACTACGTGCTGAACCCCGGCATCGACAGCGCGCTCGCGCTGGAGACGGCGCGTCATTGCCTGATCGACACGCTCGGATGTGGGCTCGAGGCGCTGTCCTACCCTGCCTGCACCAAGCTGCTCGGCCCCGTCGTGCCCGGCACGATCGTGCCGAACGGCGCGAAGGTGCCCGGCACGTCCTTCCAGCTCGATCCCGTCCAGGCCGCTTTCGACATTGGCGCGATGATCCGCTGGCTGGACTTCAACGACACCTGGCTCGCCGCCGAATGGGGTCATCCGTCCGACAACCTCGGCGGGATCCTGGCGACGGCCGACTGGCTGTCCCGCACGGCCGTCGCGGCCGGCAGGAAGCCGCTTGCCATGCGCGACGTGCTCGTCGCGATGATCCAGGCCCACGAGATCCAGGGCTGTCTCGCACTCGAAAATTCGTTCAACGCGGTCGGGCTCGACCACGTGCTGCTCGTGAAGGTCGCCTCGACGGCCGTCGTCGGCCGCCTGCTGGGGCTCACACGCGACGAGCTGATCAACGCGGTGTCCAACGCGTTCGTCGACGGCCAGGCGCTGCGCACCTACCGCCACGCGCCGAACACCGGTTCGCGCAAGTCGTGGGCGGCCGGCGACGCGACGTCCCGCGCGGTGCGCCTCGCGCTGATCGCGAAAACCGGCGAGATGGGCTACCCGTCGGCGCTCACCGCGAAAACCTGGGGTTTCTACGACGTGCTGTTCGACGGGCAGCCGTTCCGCTTCCAGCGCCCGTACGGCACGTACGTGATGGAGAACGTGCTGTTCAAGATTTCGTTCCCCGCCGAATTCCATGCGCAGACGGCCGCCGAGGCCGCACTGCAGCTGCACGCGCAGCTCGCCGCGGCGGGCCGCACCACCGACGAGATCAGCCGGATCACGATCCGCACGCATGCGGCCGCGATCCGCATCATCGACAAGCAGGGCCCGCTCGCCAATCCGGCCGACCGCGACCACTGCATAAAGTACATGGTCGCCGTGCCGCTGCTGTTCGGCCGGCTGACCGCGGCCGACTATGAAGATTCGGTCGCCGCCGATCCCCGCATCGACGCGCTGCGCGCGAAAACCGTGTGCGTCGAGGATCCGCAGTTCACGAAGGATTACCATGACCCGGCCAAACGATCGATCGCGAATGCGCTGACGATCGAATTCGCGGACGGATCGAAGCTTGCCGAAGTAGCGGTCGAATACCCGATCGGCCATCAGCGACGCCGTGCGGACGGCATCCCGCTCCTGGTCGGGAAGTTCCGGACCAACCTTGCCCGCCGCTTCCCGGCAAAGCAGCAACAAGCGATTCTCGACGTGTCGCTGGACCAGGCAAAGCTCGAAGCGATGCCGGTCGATGAGTACGTCGACTTGTATGTGATATAG